One genomic region from Streptomyces sp. NBC_01304 encodes:
- a CDS encoding ATP-binding protein produces MAADAPGTAAGRGGALPLTAEIQRVLALVDAHAARAGRASRGSERSGASEGSGASGGSRVSEGSGGSGGSGVSEGSDPSGASAGPAGDAPKAAADPGKAAADPGKAAADPGNVPAETPATAAPLTALASCFGLTPFERDLVLLTAAHELDPTTAARCAAASGDPERAYPTFSLALAALAEPHWSALTPVAPLRRWRLVELDDESRLTMSRLRLDERILHFLLGSPYLDARLHGQLRRTPVADGLPPSYDLAANRVTAGWTTAARPGAPLLVELVGGDLRSRADIAAAAAARAGLGIYAMNAEDIPTDPAARDALARLWQREAILLPAALLVEVGELDRDQRAATEAFLAGAAVPVVVSSEDPRASERARGERVSVPQLDDEEQLGLWAGEFEGVVDIEEGELRSLVAQFQLPPHVVRSAAAAVRRDLPDEDVLDGAQLAWRAGLGEARVGMDELGRRIEPDAGWDDLVLHDRQTSVLREIVAHVRQRAKVHQEWGFAATLRRGLGVTALFAGGSGTGKTLAAEVMAKELGLDLFIIDLSQVVSKYIGETEKNLRKVFDAAERGGALLLFDEADALFGKRSEVKDSHDRYANLEVSYLLMRMEAYRGLAILTTNMKKALDTAFMRRIRFVVDFPFPAEQERAEIWRRVLPPQTPVKGIEPDLLAQLTVAGGSIRNIALSGAFLAAEEGDRLQMRHMLAAARTEYLKLERSLTPTEVRGWV; encoded by the coding sequence ATGGCGGCGGACGCACCGGGCACGGCGGCCGGGCGGGGCGGGGCCCTGCCGTTGACGGCGGAGATCCAGCGGGTGCTGGCCCTCGTGGACGCGCATGCGGCACGGGCGGGCCGGGCTTCCCGGGGTTCCGAAAGGTCCGGGGCTTCCGAAGGCTCTGGGGCTTCCGGAGGTTCCAGGGTTTCCGAAGGTTCTGGAGGTTCTGGAGGTTCTGGAGTGTCCGAAGGCTCCGACCCTTCCGGAGCTTCCGCCGGGCCTGCGGGCGATGCGCCTAAGGCGGCAGCCGATCCCGGGAAGGCGGCGGCCGACCCCGGCAAAGCGGCGGCCGACCCCGGCAACGTACCCGCCGAGACACCCGCAACTGCCGCGCCCCTCACGGCCCTTGCCTCCTGCTTCGGCCTCACACCCTTCGAGCGGGACCTCGTCCTGCTCACCGCCGCCCACGAGCTCGACCCCACGACCGCCGCACGCTGCGCCGCCGCGAGCGGTGATCCCGAGCGGGCGTACCCCACCTTCTCGCTCGCCCTCGCCGCGCTCGCCGAGCCGCACTGGAGTGCGCTCACCCCGGTCGCCCCGCTGCGCCGCTGGCGCCTGGTGGAGCTCGACGACGAGTCGCGGCTGACCATGTCCCGGCTCCGGCTCGACGAGCGCATCCTGCACTTCCTGCTCGGCTCGCCCTATCTGGACGCCCGGCTGCACGGCCAGCTGCGCCGCACGCCGGTCGCGGACGGGCTGCCGCCCTCGTACGACCTGGCCGCGAACCGGGTCACCGCGGGCTGGACGACGGCCGCGCGCCCCGGTGCGCCGCTCCTCGTCGAGCTGGTCGGCGGCGACCTGCGCAGCCGCGCCGACATCGCCGCCGCCGCGGCCGCCCGCGCCGGGCTCGGGATCTACGCGATGAACGCCGAGGACATCCCCACCGACCCGGCCGCCCGCGACGCGCTCGCCCGGCTCTGGCAGCGCGAGGCGATCCTGCTCCCGGCCGCGCTGCTCGTAGAGGTAGGCGAACTGGACCGGGACCAGCGGGCGGCGACCGAGGCGTTCCTGGCCGGGGCCGCCGTACCCGTCGTCGTCTCCAGCGAGGACCCACGCGCGTCGGAGCGGGCACGCGGTGAACGGGTGAGCGTGCCGCAGCTGGACGACGAGGAGCAACTCGGCCTGTGGGCGGGGGAGTTCGAAGGCGTCGTCGACATCGAAGAGGGAGAGCTCCGCTCCCTGGTGGCGCAGTTCCAGCTGCCGCCCCATGTCGTACGCTCCGCCGCTGCCGCCGTCCGTCGCGATCTGCCCGACGAGGACGTGCTCGACGGGGCGCAGCTCGCCTGGCGGGCCGGTCTGGGCGAGGCCCGCGTCGGCATGGACGAGCTGGGGCGGCGCATCGAGCCCGACGCGGGCTGGGACGACCTGGTGCTGCACGACCGGCAGACCAGCGTGCTGCGCGAGATCGTCGCGCACGTACGGCAGCGCGCGAAGGTCCACCAGGAGTGGGGATTCGCGGCGACCCTGCGCCGCGGCCTCGGCGTCACCGCGCTCTTCGCGGGCGGTTCCGGCACCGGCAAGACCCTGGCCGCCGAGGTGATGGCCAAGGAACTCGGCCTCGACCTCTTCATCATCGACCTCTCCCAGGTGGTCAGTAAGTACATCGGCGAGACCGAGAAGAACCTCCGCAAGGTCTTCGACGCCGCCGAACGCGGCGGCGCGCTGCTCCTGTTCGACGAGGCCGACGCCCTGTTCGGCAAGCGCAGCGAGGTCAAGGACAGCCACGACCGGTACGCCAACCTGGAGGTCAGCTACCTCCTGATGCGCATGGAGGCCTACCGGGGCCTCGCCATCCTCACCACCAACATGAAGAAGGCCCTCGACACGGCCTTCATGCGCCGCATCCGCTTCGTCGTCGACTTCCCCTTCCCGGCCGAGCAGGAACGCGCCGAGATCTGGCGCCGCGTCCTGCCACCCCAGACCCCGGTCAAGGGCATCGAGCCGGACCTCCTCGCCCAACTCACCGTCGCCGGCGGCTCGATCCGCAACATCGCCCTCTCCGGGGCCTTCCTCGCCGCCGAGGAGGGCGACCGGCTGCAGATGCGGCACATGCTCGCGGCGGCCCGTACCGAATACCTCAAGCTGGAACGCTCCTTGACGCCGACGGAGGTCCGCGGATGGGTGTGA
- a CDS encoding DUF4255 domain-containing protein, which produces MSNALALAHVTQALALLIEDNLQPEIDIAVNVEPRKPPADPPTDPTITVFLYQVTPNTSQRNNDLPTRASDGTLLKRPAAALDLHFVISAYGDETTLVGQRLIGSVVRTLHEIPILPKDMIELAGEKPYLAGSDLADAVQKVRFTPTVMDIDETSKLWGMLHQTPYSLSVVYQAALVFIEGREVPVPAKPVERHTVKVLPFGAPGAPERPVVGADADAGAGAGAGVGSGSGSAFDGGTSTGSGRASGAGPASAEVALPAQAGTSANATTKAVAKAPAKAPAKTTAKAPARARKTAAARGAAAKNNAEPDAPKAEGAGAEGAES; this is translated from the coding sequence ATGAGCAACGCACTCGCACTCGCCCACGTCACCCAGGCCCTCGCCCTGCTGATCGAGGACAACCTGCAGCCCGAGATCGACATCGCGGTCAACGTCGAGCCGCGCAAGCCGCCGGCCGACCCGCCGACCGACCCCACCATCACCGTGTTCCTCTACCAGGTCACGCCCAACACCTCGCAGCGCAACAACGACCTGCCGACCCGGGCCTCCGACGGCACGCTCCTCAAGCGCCCGGCCGCCGCGCTCGATCTGCACTTCGTGATCAGCGCGTACGGCGACGAGACGACGCTGGTGGGGCAGCGGCTCATCGGCTCCGTGGTGCGCACGCTGCACGAGATACCCATCCTGCCCAAGGACATGATCGAACTGGCCGGTGAGAAGCCCTACTTGGCGGGCAGCGACCTGGCCGATGCGGTCCAGAAGGTGCGATTCACACCGACCGTGATGGACATCGACGAGACGTCGAAGCTGTGGGGGATGCTGCACCAGACGCCGTACTCGCTGTCGGTGGTGTACCAGGCGGCGCTCGTCTTCATCGAGGGCCGCGAGGTGCCCGTCCCGGCCAAGCCGGTGGAACGGCACACGGTGAAGGTGCTGCCGTTCGGGGCGCCGGGGGCGCCCGAGCGGCCGGTGGTCGGGGCCGATGCGGACGCCGGTGCCGGTGCGGGTGCGGGTGTGGGGTCGGGCTCCGGATCGGCTTTCGACGGCGGTACGTCGACGGGTTCGGGCCGCGCCTCGGGTGCCGGCCCCGCTTCGGCCGAGGTCGCCCTGCCCGCGCAGGCCGGGACGTCCGCCAACGCCACGACCAAGGCGGTGGCCAAGGCACCCGCGAAGGCGCCGGCGAAGACGACCGCCAAGGCGCCGGCCCGCGCGCGCAAGACCGCTGCCGCGCGTGGCGCCGCCGCGAAGAACAACGCGGAGCCCGACGCCCCGAAGGCCGAGGGTGCGGGCGCCGAGGGCGCGGAGAGCTGA